Part of the Aquila chrysaetos chrysaetos chromosome Z, bAquChr1.4, whole genome shotgun sequence genome is shown below.
CTAATAACTTTTCACCTACTGGTTACTTTATGTATATCCTGTGAGGATGTAAAGGATAAAGatcagtttttaaatgtgtactTATTTCCTGTGGTGTGTGTTGTAGTTGCCTGTAGATTAGAACTACAGTTGTTCAACTAGGTACTGagtgaaatgcagttttcaggAAGGGCTTTTAATCGTCGCATGACCAATTTTTGCTACCTAATAAAGGCACCATCAGTGGCATGTCTTATAAAAAATTGAGTAGAAAAAGGAATCTGGAGGACTACAAGAGATATAACACTGTAGAAACTACAAACAGAAATATGGGAGGTAGAAGAAATCTTGGAATAAAGTGCGTAAGATAGTAAATGCTTGTAACTTTGGAAACCAAGCTACTTCCCCTCTTTTCTTGCAGCAAATGCTATTTCAGGATTTCTTCAGAGGATCTCAGATcttaaggaaaatattcataaaGGGAGATAATGCAGTCTAATACAAGAGGGCAGTTGCTTCTCAGTACcttatttatgttaaaaaattgtCAGGAAAGAGTGTACCAAACTTACAATTGTAGGTGTATAATATCACCTATACAGAGATGCACATTTAAATCTAAACTGTGTGAAAGGTCAGAGCTAAAAGATACTCTGCAGAAGATTTGGATTCAGAAGCTGTCATGTAGAAGCTAAAGTTAAATAATTCAGTCTCCTCCTGCACTGGAAGGCAAAGCATAATATTGAAGGATTACATTTCACTTACAATGATATTGCCAAGTAAACCCTagagggaggaaaatgaaatttcattccAGAGTGTTTTAagttatatttcttttgaattcaAGTGATGAGCTAGCAAACTAGCCATCCTTATCCTTATCCTTATCCTTATCCTTATCCTTATCCTTATCTTTATCCTTATCCTTACCCTTACCCTTACCCTTATccttattactattattactttACTATGttggcaagaaaaaagaaataatgataaaaaaaaattggatgcTTCAGTTCTAGGAAGGACAAAACTGATAGTGGAgagtgcttttgtttttctgtgctgtcaCTGGGGCAAgcttttctcactgttttcaCTCTGGCTGTTGTGCAGGTGGTTGACCAGATTGACACACTGACGTCtgacctgcagctggaggatgAGATGACAGACAGTTCCAAAACGGACACACtcaacagcagctccagcagcacaaCAGCTTCCAGCTTGGAGAAGGTCAAGTTGCGGGGCAGCGCACCGCTCATCAAGCCGCCCGCGCACCCCTCCGCTATCCTCACTGTGCTGCGGAAGCCGAATCCACCCCCGCCTCCACCGCGACTGACGCCTGTCAAGTGCGACGAGCCTCCGAGGCTGCCTCCTTCAGCCAACCCTGTCAAGACTAATGGTACCCTGCTGCGAAATGGGGGCTTGCCTGTTGGGCCCAACCGCATCCCAAATGGAGATACATGCTGTATACCGAACAGTAATTTGGAGAAAGCTGCGATGCAGCCTTTGATGCACAGATCTGAGAAAGAGCGG
Proteins encoded:
- the PRR16 gene encoding protein Largen isoform X2 codes for the protein MTDSSKTDTLNSSSSSTTASSLEKVKLRGSAPLIKPPAHPSAILTVLRKPNPPPPPPRLTPVKCDEPPRLPPSANPVKTNGTLLRNGGLPVGPNRIPNGDTCCIPNSNLEKAAMQPLMHRSEKERCPQPGARERVRFSEKVQYHGYCPDCDVRYNIKNKEVHLHSEPARVVGKLPHQCPPLPPLPPPLPPFPLENGGLGISPSNSFPPPRPATVPPQTAPKPQKTILRKSTTTTV